A single genomic interval of Zingiber officinale cultivar Zhangliang chromosome 4A, Zo_v1.1, whole genome shotgun sequence harbors:
- the LOC121973439 gene encoding transcription factor HY5-like: MLQEQGNSSLPSSSERSSSSALQMEVKEGMESDEEIGRVPDFGFELAGPSTSGREAASAAGPERAQSTAQSGQQRRGRSPADKEHKRLKRLLRNRVSAQQARERKKAYLTDLEAKVKDLEARNSELEERMSTLQNENNMLRQILKNTTVGRRGTGSSVSGEGM, encoded by the exons ATGCTGCAGGAGCAGGGAAACAGCTCTCTTCCTTCGAGCAGCGAGAGGTCTTCGAGCTCCGCCCTTCAGATGGAAGTCAAAGAAG GAATGGAGAGCGACGAGGAGATCGGGAGAGTGCCAGACTTCGGATTCGAGTTGGCCGGCCCGTCGACCTCCGGAAGGGAGGCTGCCTCGGCGGCGGGTCCGGAACGAGCCCAGTCGACTGCTCAGTCTGGCCAGCAGCGGAGAGGGAGGAGCCCCGCCGACAAGGAGCACAAGCGTCTGAAGAG GTTGCTTAGGAATAGAGTCTCAGCTCAGCAagcaagggagaggaagaaggcctACCTGACTGATTTGGAAGCCAAGGTGAAGGATTTAGAGGCCAGGAATTCAGAATTGGAAGAGAGAATGTCTACCTTGCAAAATGAAAACAACATGCTAAGACAA ATATTGAAAAATACAACTGTTGGTAGGAGAGGCACGGGAAGCAGTGTCTCGGGAGAAGGCATGTAG